From the genome of Gemmatimonadota bacterium, one region includes:
- a CDS encoding FKBP-type peptidyl-prolyl cis-trans isomerase, with amino-acid sequence MFRTLRLPALLLAAVTACSSTDSPIRDAQVIETTTFAPALGVNLAASTKLPSGMYIRDITVGTGADVVVGQNVSMRYTGTFNNGTQFDANTSGTPFSFRLGSGQVIAGWDQGIVGMKVGGVRQLIIPSALGYGRSDYGPIPGGSILVFSVTVVSVP; translated from the coding sequence ATGTTCCGTACCCTCCGCCTTCCGGCGCTGCTGCTCGCCGCCGTGACGGCCTGTTCCTCCACTGACTCCCCCATTCGGGATGCCCAAGTGATCGAAACCACGACCTTCGCCCCTGCGCTCGGTGTCAATCTCGCCGCGTCCACCAAGCTCCCGAGCGGGATGTACATCCGCGACATCACCGTCGGCACCGGCGCCGATGTGGTCGTGGGGCAGAACGTCTCGATGCGGTACACGGGCACGTTCAACAATGGCACCCAATTCGATGCCAACACGAGCGGGACGCCGTTCTCGTTTCGTCTGGGCTCGGGGCAGGTGATCGCGGGATGGGATCAGGGGATTGTCGGCATGAAGGTCGGCGGCGTCCGGCAGTTGATCATTCCTTCCGCACTCGGCTACGGCCGGTCCGACTATGGCCCGATTCCGGGTGGGTCGATCCTGGTGTTCTCGGTGACGGTGGTCTCGGTCCCGTGA
- a CDS encoding efflux RND transporter permease subunit — MGIAGKIAASWLHSKLTPLVTIASLAVGALAIVATPREEEPQISVPMIDVMAQLPGAGPNEVEQTILRPIERRMREIAGVEHVYGVAGDGWAMATVRFAVGEPQDLSVAKVHAKLMAAMGDMPPGASPPLVTPHSIDDVPILALTLHGGGLDAEGLRQIAVHLEDELRTLPDVARTFTVGGSPRQLRVTLDPARLTAAGVSPGEVVQALRGATARMQAGELTTSQGVLLVEVGAPITTAADAAQVIVASRQGRPIPLGAVATVSEGPAEATRQVSYADSLGTAPAVTIALAKRPGANATAVTHAALARVEAAKGRIIPANVSVVVTRDYGETAGEKASELILHLVLATLSVTVLIGFFLGWREALVVLVAVPVTLALTLFVYYLLGYTLNRITLFALIFSIGILVDDAIVVVENIYRHLAMGGKDADVAAVEGVDEVGNPTILATFTVIAAILPMAFVSGMMGPYMRPIPIGASAAMLASLGVAFVITPWLAIRLLKGHVKPSGHAEAESAAIANGRYSRLMRGLIENASRRRLVYLGTVGLLLASMALLAVRLVQVKMLPFDNKSEFQVVLDFPEGTPLETSTAAVDEIAAVLRTVPEVVSTQTYAGTAAPFNFNGLVRHYFLRQGTHVADVQVNLLPKGERSRQSHEIAVAVRPLVVEIATRYGARAKIAEIPPGPPVMSTLVAEVYGPDDATRLAAAERVRQVMEATPGVVDVDWSVEAPQHRLSLRVDRARAGAAGVAVEQITSVLALGLSGMPVGLASQPSAREPVMIVPRLATADRQDLSALLALPVATPTGPLPLGRFVTVDSLTRTSARQSRNLRPLIYITADVADVVESPVYAILAMNAALDTVRVNGQAIARYNAVQPDQLDELALKWDGEWQVTIEVFRDLGLAFAVVLLLIYLLVVGWFQSYTIPLVIMAPIPLTLIGILPGHAITGAFFTATSMIGMIALAGIIVRNSILLVDFIQLAEARGESLERAVIEAGAVRFRPIALTAAAVVIGGIVMVLDPIFQGLAVALMFGAVAATALTMVLVPLLYWELMRRRERQESSS; from the coding sequence ATGGGCATCGCCGGCAAGATTGCCGCATCGTGGCTGCACTCGAAGCTCACCCCGTTGGTGACGATCGCGTCGCTGGCGGTGGGCGCGCTGGCCATCGTCGCGACACCGCGTGAGGAAGAGCCGCAGATCTCTGTCCCGATGATCGACGTGATGGCGCAGCTCCCTGGCGCCGGACCGAATGAGGTCGAGCAGACCATCCTCCGGCCGATCGAGCGCCGGATGCGCGAGATCGCCGGCGTGGAGCACGTCTATGGCGTCGCCGGCGACGGCTGGGCGATGGCGACCGTCCGCTTTGCGGTGGGCGAGCCGCAGGACCTGAGCGTCGCCAAGGTGCACGCCAAGTTGATGGCCGCGATGGGCGACATGCCGCCCGGCGCGTCGCCGCCGCTGGTGACACCCCACTCGATCGATGACGTCCCGATCCTCGCGCTGACGCTGCACGGCGGTGGGCTCGACGCCGAGGGATTGCGTCAGATCGCCGTGCATCTCGAGGACGAACTGCGCACGCTCCCGGATGTGGCGCGGACCTTCACGGTGGGTGGATCGCCGCGCCAGCTGCGAGTGACGCTCGATCCGGCGCGACTCACCGCGGCGGGTGTGTCGCCGGGCGAGGTGGTGCAGGCGCTGCGCGGCGCGACGGCGCGGATGCAGGCGGGTGAATTGACGACGTCGCAGGGTGTCCTGCTGGTGGAGGTCGGCGCCCCGATCACGACGGCGGCCGACGCGGCGCAGGTGATCGTGGCATCGCGCCAGGGTCGCCCGATTCCGCTTGGCGCGGTCGCAACGGTCAGTGAGGGGCCAGCCGAGGCCACCCGACAGGTGTCGTATGCCGACTCGCTCGGCACGGCACCGGCGGTGACGATCGCGCTGGCCAAGCGGCCCGGCGCCAATGCCACGGCGGTGACGCACGCCGCGCTCGCGCGGGTCGAGGCGGCCAAGGGACGGATCATCCCGGCGAATGTCTCCGTGGTGGTGACCCGTGACTACGGCGAGACCGCTGGGGAAAAGGCCTCGGAGCTGATTCTCCACCTGGTCCTCGCCACGCTGTCGGTGACGGTGCTGATCGGCTTCTTCCTGGGATGGCGCGAGGCGCTGGTCGTGCTGGTGGCCGTTCCGGTCACGCTCGCGCTGACGCTCTTCGTCTATTACCTGCTCGGCTACACGCTGAATCGGATCACGCTCTTCGCGCTGATCTTCTCGATCGGCATCCTGGTCGACGATGCGATCGTGGTGGTCGAGAACATCTACCGCCACCTCGCGATGGGCGGGAAGGACGCTGACGTGGCCGCAGTGGAGGGCGTGGACGAGGTCGGCAACCCGACGATCCTGGCGACCTTCACGGTGATCGCGGCGATCCTGCCGATGGCCTTCGTGTCGGGGATGATGGGGCCGTACATGCGGCCGATCCCGATCGGTGCCTCGGCGGCGATGCTCGCCTCGCTCGGCGTGGCGTTCGTGATCACGCCGTGGCTGGCGATCCGGCTGCTCAAGGGGCATGTGAAGCCGAGTGGTCACGCCGAGGCCGAGTCGGCGGCGATCGCCAACGGGCGCTACTCGCGACTCATGCGCGGCCTGATCGAGAACGCGTCGCGTCGACGGCTGGTCTACCTCGGCACCGTCGGCTTGTTGCTCGCCTCGATGGCGCTGCTGGCCGTGCGGCTGGTGCAGGTGAAGATGTTGCCGTTCGACAACAAGTCGGAGTTCCAGGTGGTGCTCGACTTCCCCGAGGGGACGCCGCTGGAGACCTCGACGGCCGCCGTCGACGAGATCGCGGCGGTCCTGCGCACGGTCCCGGAGGTGGTGAGCACCCAGACGTATGCCGGCACGGCCGCGCCGTTCAACTTCAACGGCCTGGTCCGGCACTACTTCCTGCGGCAGGGAACGCACGTGGCGGACGTGCAGGTCAACCTGCTGCCGAAGGGGGAGCGCAGCCGGCAGAGTCACGAGATCGCGGTCGCGGTCCGTCCGCTGGTGGTGGAGATCGCCACCCGGTATGGCGCGCGCGCGAAGATCGCCGAGATCCCGCCGGGGCCACCGGTGATGAGCACGCTGGTCGCCGAGGTGTATGGCCCCGATGACGCCACGCGCCTCGCCGCCGCCGAGCGCGTGCGGCAGGTGATGGAGGCGACGCCGGGCGTGGTCGATGTGGACTGGAGCGTCGAGGCGCCGCAACACCGGCTCTCGTTGCGGGTCGACCGCGCGCGGGCTGGCGCCGCTGGCGTCGCCGTCGAGCAGATCACCTCCGTGCTGGCGCTTGGCCTCTCCGGCATGCCGGTCGGCCTGGCGTCGCAGCCGAGTGCGCGCGAGCCGGTGATGATCGTGCCACGATTGGCCACGGCCGATCGACAGGACCTCTCCGCGTTGCTCGCCCTGCCGGTGGCCACACCGACGGGACCGCTGCCACTCGGCCGATTCGTCACCGTCGATTCGCTCACGCGGACCTCGGCTCGGCAGTCGCGCAACCTGCGGCCGCTGATCTACATCACCGCGGACGTGGCCGACGTGGTCGAGTCGCCGGTCTATGCGATCCTCGCCATGAACGCGGCGCTCGATACCGTCCGCGTGAATGGTCAGGCGATCGCGCGGTACAACGCGGTCCAACCGGATCAGCTCGACGAGCTCGCGCTCAAGTGGGACGGCGAGTGGCAGGTGACCATCGAAGTGTTCCGCGACCTCGGGCTCGCCTTCGCGGTGGTGCTGCTGCTGATCTACCTGCTGGTGGTGGGGTGGTTCCAGTCGTACACGATCCCGCTGGTGATCATGGCGCCGATTCCGCTCACGCTCATCGGCATTCTCCCCGGGCACGCCATCACGGGCGCCTTCTTCACGGCGACGTCGATGATCGGCATGATCGCCCTGGCCGGCATCATCGTCCGGAACTCGATCCTGCTGGTGGACTTCATCCAGCTGGCGGAGGCGCGTGGCGAATCGCTGGAACGGGCCGTGATCGAGGCCGGCGCGGTGCGCTTCCGGCCGATCGCGCTGACCGCTGCCGCCGTCGTGATCGGCGGGATCGTGATGGTGCTCGATCCGATCTTCCAGGGGCTGGCCGTGGCGCTGATGTTCGGGGCGGTTGCCGCGACGGCCTTGACAATGGTGTTGGTGCCGCTGTTGTACTGGGAATTGATGCGCCGCCGTGAGCGGCAGGAGTCGTCGTCATGA
- a CDS encoding dicarboxylate/amino acid:cation symporter, producing MNPALQVFLAFVVGLGAGIVVPSEGVLRAVEPLGTLWINALRMPILPLIVMLTIAGIAKARDTREAGVLTGRAMVTFLLLLVTFTAIMTALAPLLLTGLPLDPAATAALRASASADAVSAGAQLTVSGWLLSLVPTNPIKAAADGALLPLVVFALLYGLALTRLPEDVRRRQGDGAQGIADVLIVIIRWVLLVAPIGVFALAYGLGAKVGAPAAAAVARYLVVTSLAICVGGVVLTAMTLAIGRVAPKAFGAALGPALVIAFSSRSSLAALPVLITGVRQHLRLPEPVIGVVMPLAASLFKFNAAITWALGAVFVGALYGVELHAAQLVTFGVGTVLLSLTTPGIPSGGFLVQAPLYLAVGFPAEGLGILIAIDLIPDLFKTAINVTGYASAAVIVARGARRGEPHPRGPPPPPPPRPPPPPPGPPRGGGGAGPPPPPPPPPPPPPPPPPPPPPPPPPPPPPAPPPPPPPPPPPPGGGARHRRSPPPTRRSRPGTRAA from the coding sequence ATGAATCCGGCGCTGCAGGTCTTTCTCGCCTTCGTCGTCGGACTCGGTGCCGGCATCGTGGTGCCGAGCGAGGGCGTGCTGCGTGCGGTGGAGCCGTTGGGCACCTTGTGGATCAACGCGCTCCGCATGCCGATCCTGCCGCTGATCGTGATGCTGACGATCGCCGGAATCGCCAAGGCGCGTGACACGCGCGAGGCGGGGGTGCTCACCGGCCGTGCGATGGTCACGTTCCTGCTGCTGCTGGTCACCTTCACCGCGATCATGACCGCGCTGGCGCCGCTGCTCCTGACGGGGCTGCCGCTCGATCCGGCGGCAACCGCCGCGCTGCGTGCCTCCGCCAGTGCCGACGCGGTGAGTGCCGGCGCGCAGTTGACGGTCTCGGGGTGGCTGCTCTCGCTGGTGCCGACCAATCCGATCAAGGCGGCGGCCGATGGAGCACTGCTGCCGCTGGTGGTCTTCGCGCTGTTGTACGGGCTCGCGCTGACGCGCCTCCCGGAGGATGTCCGGCGCCGGCAGGGTGATGGCGCGCAGGGGATCGCCGACGTGCTGATCGTGATCATCCGCTGGGTGCTGCTGGTGGCCCCGATCGGTGTCTTCGCGTTGGCATACGGCCTGGGCGCCAAGGTGGGCGCGCCGGCCGCTGCGGCGGTCGCACGCTATCTCGTGGTGACGTCGCTCGCGATCTGCGTGGGAGGCGTGGTGCTCACCGCGATGACGCTGGCGATCGGGCGGGTGGCGCCGAAGGCCTTCGGCGCGGCGCTCGGGCCGGCGCTGGTCATCGCCTTCTCCTCACGCTCCTCGCTGGCGGCGCTGCCGGTGCTGATCACCGGTGTGCGTCAGCACCTGCGACTCCCCGAACCGGTGATCGGCGTGGTGATGCCGCTGGCGGCGTCGCTCTTCAAGTTCAACGCGGCGATTACCTGGGCCCTCGGCGCGGTCTTCGTGGGCGCACTCTACGGGGTCGAGCTGCACGCTGCCCAGCTGGTGACCTTCGGCGTCGGCACCGTGCTGCTCTCGCTCACCACGCCGGGTATTCCAAGTGGCGGCTTCCTGGTGCAGGCGCCGCTCTATCTCGCGGTCGGATTCCCGGCCGAGGGGCTCGGCATCCTGATCGCGATCGACCTGATCCCCGACCTCTTCAAGACGGCGATCAACGTGACGGGGTATGCGAGTGCGGCGGTGATCGTGGCGCGGGGAGCGAGGCGGGGTGAGCCCCACCCGCGGGGCCCCCCCCCCCCCCCCCCCCCCCGGCCCCCCCCCCCCCCCCCCGGGCCCCCCCGGGGCGGCGGGGGGGCCGGCCCCCCCCCCCCCCCCCCCCCCCCCCCCCCCCCCCCCCCCCCCCCCCCCCCCCCCCCCCCCCCCCCCCCCCCCCCCCCCCCCCCCCCGGCCCCCCCCCCCCCCCCGCCGCCCCCCCCCCCCCCCCCGGGGGGGGGGGCGCGGCACCGGCGAAGCCCGCCACCGACACGGCGATCACGACCTGGAACACGCGCGGCCTGA
- a CDS encoding TolC family protein: MPKRLLLPMLLLVGVAPLSGQALTLSEALRRADSAAFPNRMARAASAAASARAAGADQGVLPGLRAELGAVRTSDPLGAFGFLLRQRGVTPQAFDPAGLNRPSARTDIGAAMVAEVPLLNLDAWAGRRAARAAADAESAREQWAATGVELDVIRSYFGAVLAREQARVLAAADLAGQAHVRRAENALANGLVTRSDLLLAQVRLGDIATQRLRADADALLARQQLALVLGTPNDTAGALPSRIPGVATREIAGAGTRADLSAIAAMVNAATQEADRRSLALLPRVNGFGRYEWHDASSPLAGKPMWTVGVMATWAPFSGGAELAARREARANQAAAQAGLAAAQGAAALELASAESGVRVAEQALAIAMRGTAQAAEAHRIVVRKYDGGLATVAELLDAQATDLGAQLGEAKARHDLIVAIATVARLRGGDLSMLAQALDASATNPE, from the coding sequence ATGCCCAAGCGTCTTCTGCTCCCCATGCTCCTCCTGGTCGGCGTTGCCCCCCTGTCGGGGCAGGCGCTGACGCTCAGCGAGGCCCTGCGGCGTGCCGATTCCGCCGCCTTTCCGAACCGAATGGCCCGCGCCGCCTCGGCGGCCGCGTCGGCCCGCGCCGCTGGCGCCGACCAGGGCGTCCTGCCCGGCCTTCGGGCCGAGCTCGGCGCGGTGCGGACCTCCGACCCGCTCGGCGCCTTTGGCTTCCTCCTCCGGCAGCGCGGCGTCACACCGCAGGCGTTTGACCCCGCCGGACTGAACCGACCCTCGGCACGCACTGACATCGGCGCCGCGATGGTGGCGGAGGTCCCGCTGCTCAACCTCGACGCCTGGGCCGGACGCCGGGCGGCCCGCGCCGCGGCCGACGCCGAATCGGCTCGCGAGCAGTGGGCCGCGACCGGCGTCGAGCTCGACGTCATTCGCAGCTATTTCGGCGCGGTCCTGGCGCGAGAGCAGGCGCGGGTCCTCGCCGCTGCGGACCTTGCCGGGCAGGCGCACGTCCGCCGCGCCGAGAACGCCCTGGCCAATGGCCTGGTGACCAGGTCGGATCTGCTGCTGGCGCAGGTGCGGCTCGGCGACATCGCCACCCAACGGCTGCGGGCCGACGCGGATGCTCTTCTGGCCCGGCAACAGCTCGCCCTGGTGCTCGGCACGCCCAACGACACCGCTGGCGCGTTGCCCTCCCGGATTCCCGGCGTGGCCACCCGAGAGATCGCCGGCGCGGGAACACGGGCAGACCTGAGTGCCATTGCGGCGATGGTGAACGCCGCCACTCAGGAAGCGGATCGGCGGAGCCTGGCGCTGCTGCCGCGCGTGAACGGCTTCGGCCGATACGAATGGCACGACGCCTCGTCGCCGCTGGCCGGCAAGCCGATGTGGACCGTCGGGGTGATGGCGACCTGGGCGCCGTTCAGCGGGGGGGCCGAATTGGCGGCGCGCCGCGAAGCACGCGCCAACCAGGCGGCCGCGCAGGCCGGGTTGGCAGCAGCGCAGGGGGCGGCCGCGCTGGAGCTCGCCTCGGCGGAAAGCGGTGTGCGAGTGGCCGAGCAGGCCTTGGCAATCGCGATGCGCGGGACGGCGCAGGCGGCCGAGGCGCACCGGATCGTCGTCCGCAAGTACGACGGCGGGCTGGCCACGGTGGCGGAACTGCTCGATGCCCAGGCAACCGACCTCGGCGCGCAGCTTGGCGAGGCCAAGGCGCGTCATGACCTGATTGTGGCGATCGCCACGGTCGCGCGACTGCGCGGCGGCGATCTCAGCATGTTGGCGCAGGCGCTCGACGCGTCGGCCACGAACCCGGAGTGA
- a CDS encoding efflux RND transporter periplasmic adaptor subunit, translating to MRGHWMIGLPLVLAACGGDASPAKTATRATDGVAMAVVDTMIVGTTEATGLASPMESSTLSTRLMASVVDVLVLEGAKVQQGQVLVRLDLRDLAAKRQQAQAGLADVEAQRQLALVSATRLRAMYADSAAPKASLDAAEAGLARAEAGVRAAKAALAELDAVASYGEIRAPFAGVVSRRFVDPGAFVAPGAPMLTVDRLGDLRISVTVPVAGVAGLTPGRTVIAVIEGDTATAKIEGVARESGGTYAVNAVVRNADGRFRGGSSAALRLPGTERRALLIPTAALRQEGDLHSVLRRTAQGDLMTVVRVGTAIGDRTEVLGGLTAADSVVVPAVAGRP from the coding sequence ATGCGCGGACACTGGATGATCGGCCTTCCCCTCGTGCTGGCAGCCTGCGGCGGCGACGCCTCACCGGCGAAGACAGCGACGCGCGCCACTGACGGCGTTGCGATGGCAGTCGTCGACACGATGATTGTCGGCACGACGGAGGCGACCGGGCTCGCGTCCCCGATGGAGAGCAGCACACTCTCGACTCGCTTGATGGCGAGCGTGGTGGACGTGCTGGTGCTCGAAGGGGCAAAGGTCCAGCAGGGGCAGGTGCTGGTCCGGCTGGACCTTCGCGACCTTGCCGCGAAGCGCCAGCAGGCGCAGGCCGGGCTGGCCGACGTCGAGGCGCAGCGGCAACTCGCCCTGGTGAGCGCCACGCGCCTGCGCGCCATGTATGCCGACAGCGCCGCGCCGAAGGCGTCACTCGACGCCGCCGAAGCGGGACTGGCACGAGCCGAGGCGGGCGTTCGGGCCGCGAAGGCGGCATTGGCGGAACTCGACGCCGTGGCGTCCTACGGTGAGATCCGTGCGCCGTTCGCGGGCGTGGTGTCGCGACGGTTCGTCGATCCCGGCGCCTTCGTGGCCCCTGGGGCGCCGATGCTGACGGTCGATCGACTCGGCGACCTGCGGATCTCGGTGACGGTGCCGGTGGCTGGAGTGGCTGGGCTGACCCCCGGCCGGACCGTGATCGCGGTGATCGAGGGCGACACCGCGACGGCGAAGATCGAGGGCGTCGCGCGCGAGAGCGGAGGCACGTATGCGGTCAACGCGGTGGTGCGCAACGCCGACGGGCGCTTCCGTGGCGGCAGTTCGGCGGCGCTCAGGCTTCCGGGCACCGAACGGCGCGCGCTGTTGATTCCGACGGCCGCGCTCCGGCAGGAAGGTGATCTGCACTCGGTGCTCCGACGCACGGCGCAGGGCGACCTGATGACGGTGGTGCGCGTCGGTACCGCGATCGGTGATCGGACCGAGGTGCTCGGCGGTCTCACGGCGGCAGACAGCGTCGTGGTCCCTGCCGTCGCCGGGAGGCCGTGA
- a CDS encoding beta-lactamase family protein, whose translation MIRAATSRLLLLAALVAAPLQAPLVAQTTPAVPRVEGTSRARLRNLTTLLDDYVAQGALAGGVLRVQRHGQVVYEHAFGMRDRETKDSMRPDAIFRIASQTKALVSVGIMMLQEEGKLLIDQPLSRYLPEWEKTTVAVAKSGGGYDVVPAKRRITLRDLLTHTAGIGYGYGPASDQWKAAGIQGWYFADRNETVAAVVKRMAALPMDAQPGTAFVYGYNTDILGAVIEAVSGQTLADFLKARLFVPLRMTSTAFYVDPANRGRFATVYTAVNGKLEPSPTPGAMTGQGAYVDGPRIAFSGGAGITSTAGDYARFLQMMLNGGELLGTRILSPTTVKLMTVNHAGTLYGSDGFGLGFSIKQNLGTSGLPGSIGEYGWGGAYHSTYWVDPQEDMVVTYMTNLNDTGGVDDHQRIRALIYAAIVGR comes from the coding sequence ATGATCCGCGCCGCCACCAGCCGCCTGCTGCTGCTCGCCGCGTTGGTGGCGGCTCCGCTGCAGGCGCCGCTCGTTGCGCAAACGACACCAGCCGTCCCGAGGGTCGAAGGCACCTCGCGGGCCCGACTCCGCAATCTCACCACCCTGCTCGACGACTACGTGGCGCAGGGTGCCCTCGCCGGCGGCGTACTGCGCGTCCAGCGGCATGGTCAGGTCGTCTACGAGCATGCGTTCGGGATGCGCGACCGCGAGACAAAGGACAGCATGCGCCCGGACGCGATCTTCCGGATTGCCTCGCAAACCAAGGCGCTGGTGAGCGTCGGCATCATGATGCTGCAGGAGGAAGGGAAGCTGCTGATCGATCAACCGCTCTCCCGCTACCTCCCGGAATGGGAGAAGACCACGGTCGCCGTCGCGAAGAGCGGTGGCGGCTACGACGTGGTCCCCGCCAAGCGGCGCATCACCCTCCGCGACCTCCTTACCCACACCGCCGGGATCGGGTACGGCTACGGCCCGGCCAGCGACCAGTGGAAGGCCGCAGGAATCCAGGGGTGGTACTTCGCCGACCGCAACGAAACCGTCGCGGCGGTGGTCAAGCGGATGGCCGCGCTCCCGATGGATGCCCAGCCCGGCACGGCATTTGTCTACGGCTACAACACCGACATCCTCGGCGCCGTGATCGAGGCAGTCTCCGGCCAGACTCTTGCCGACTTCCTGAAGGCCCGGCTCTTCGTGCCGCTCCGGATGACCAGCACCGCGTTTTACGTCGACCCCGCCAACCGCGGCCGCTTCGCCACCGTGTACACCGCCGTGAACGGCAAGCTCGAGCCTTCGCCCACACCGGGCGCGATGACGGGCCAGGGCGCCTACGTCGACGGGCCGCGGATCGCCTTCTCCGGCGGCGCCGGCATCACCTCGACGGCGGGCGACTATGCCCGATTCCTGCAGATGATGCTGAACGGCGGTGAGCTGCTCGGCACGCGCATCCTCTCGCCGACCACCGTCAAGCTGATGACCGTCAACCATGCCGGCACCCTCTACGGCTCCGACGGCTTCGGCCTCGGCTTCTCGATCAAGCAGAACCTCGGTACCTCCGGCCTTCCCGGCTCGATCGGCGAATACGGCTGGGGCGGCGCCTACCACTCGACCTACTGGGTCGACCCGCAGGAGGATATGGTCGTCACCTACATGACCAACCTCAACGACACTGGTGGCGTCGATGACCACCAGCGGATTCGGGCGCTCATCTACGCGGCGATTGTCGGCAGGTAA
- a CDS encoding DinB family protein has translation MRLPLLLLLLLAATPVAAQSGNHVAGTVRDVWTPTIGFITTAAEEMPEAKYAFRPVAGVRTFGELIGHVAGAQNMICAAVLGDPQPKEDAVEKSATTKTALVAALKASTAYCAKAYAITDAAIHQEITIWGEKHSKLWALVTNTAHDDEHYGNIVTYLRMNGMVPPSSRGQ, from the coding sequence ATGCGCCTTCCCCTCCTCCTCCTCCTCCTCCTCGCCGCCACCCCGGTCGCCGCACAGTCCGGCAATCATGTCGCCGGCACGGTCCGCGACGTCTGGACGCCGACCATCGGCTTCATCACCACGGCCGCCGAGGAGATGCCCGAGGCGAAGTACGCCTTCCGGCCGGTGGCGGGGGTGCGGACCTTCGGCGAGCTGATCGGCCACGTCGCCGGCGCGCAGAACATGATCTGCGCCGCCGTCCTCGGCGATCCGCAGCCGAAGGAGGACGCCGTCGAGAAGTCCGCGACGACCAAGACGGCGCTGGTGGCGGCGCTCAAGGCGTCGACCGCCTACTGTGCCAAGGCCTATGCGATCACCGACGCGGCCATCCATCAGGAGATCACCATCTGGGGCGAGAAGCACAGCAAACTCTGGGCGCTGGTCACCAACACGGCACACGACGATGAGCACTACGGCAACATCGTCACCTACCTGCGGATGAATGGCATGGTCCCACCGTCGAGCCGGGGCCAGTGA
- a CDS encoding lipo-like protein, translating to MILLDGIGHRLARYLTKPRHDRVHATTASPGALALTIRPGDVLLVEGSSRIAAAIKYTTQSTWSHAALCVAAPAQGVTSVQEPSILLEADVVDGVHLVPLAKYAALHTRICRPVGLTVEEIRRVLDFALAHVGHRYDVKHILDLARYLWPTPPVPIRYRRRLLALGSGDPTRAICSALIAEAFHGVGYPVLPTARLLPPRDPAAAADYREALHIRHHSLFTPRDFDVSPYFEIVKPTLAQGFDPHRLQLITDPPGMA from the coding sequence ATGATCCTCCTCGACGGCATCGGGCACCGACTGGCACGTTACCTCACCAAGCCCCGGCACGATCGCGTGCATGCCACCACGGCGTCGCCCGGCGCGCTTGCGCTGACGATCCGCCCCGGTGATGTGCTGTTGGTCGAGGGGAGCTCGCGCATTGCGGCGGCGATCAAGTACACGACGCAGTCGACGTGGTCGCATGCCGCCCTCTGCGTGGCCGCTCCGGCGCAGGGCGTCACCTCCGTCCAGGAACCGTCGATCCTGCTCGAGGCGGATGTCGTGGATGGCGTGCATCTGGTGCCCTTGGCGAAGTATGCTGCCCTGCACACCCGCATCTGCCGACCGGTCGGGCTGACCGTCGAGGAGATTCGTCGCGTGCTGGACTTTGCGCTCGCCCACGTGGGCCATCGCTACGATGTGAAGCACATCCTCGACCTGGCGCGATACCTCTGGCCGACACCACCCGTGCCGATCCGCTATCGTCGCCGCCTGCTGGCGCTTGGCAGCGGCGATCCGACGCGCGCCATCTGTTCCGCGCTGATCGCCGAGGCGTTCCACGGCGTCGGCTACCCGGTGCTGCCGACCGCGCGCCTGCTGCCGCCCCGCGACCCGGCGGCCGCGGCGGACTACCGCGAGGCGCTCCACATTCGGCATCATTCGCTCTTCACGCCGCGAGACTTCGATGTCTCTCCCTACTTCGAGATCGTCAAACCGACGCTGGCGCAGGGGTTCGATCCGCACCGTCTGCAACTGATCACCGATCCGCCCGGGATGGCGTGA
- a CDS encoding DUF2892 domain-containing protein, with product MCPDGIIRRFAGLFVLLSLALAHWVNPAWYYFTAFVGVNLVQSSFTGFCPLEKILGAAGVLGCRKG from the coding sequence ATGTGTCCTGATGGCATCATCCGCCGCTTCGCCGGCCTGTTCGTCCTGCTCTCGTTGGCGCTCGCCCATTGGGTGAACCCGGCGTGGTACTACTTCACCGCGTTCGTTGGCGTGAACCTGGTGCAATCGAGCTTCACGGGATTCTGCCCGCTGGAGAAGATCCTGGGCGCGGCGGGGGTGTTGGGGTGCAGGAAGGGGTGA